In Sphingobacterium zeae, one genomic interval encodes:
- a CDS encoding efflux RND transporter periplasmic adaptor subunit, which produces MSNKQLLIATVAVVLLYSCKNHKETDNTAVGKGFEMSETMLKSTSFATVKKENVSEELNFFGKISADQNNYIDIFPLVGGNVVSVNASLGDYVHKGQVLATIRSTEVAGIQKDLSDAKTDVLLAEKNYRVAEDMYTGKLSTDKDMLEAKGQLTKAKEQLRRSEAVSQIYNVRRGNIYSVVSPIDGYIVQKNINKDMQLRSDRSDNIFDVANTKDVWAILNVNETDIEKISMGMPAVVSTLSYPDKKFQGSIDKIFKIIDPQTNSMQARVVLDNKDGLLIPDSKATIKVAHRSNTQALAVPSDAVIFDQNKYFVLVYKSPNDIKIREILPIKQNEETTYMSTGLQEGEKVVVNNKLLIYRALNN; this is translated from the coding sequence ATGTCAAATAAACAACTTCTCATAGCCACAGTGGCTGTAGTGCTACTCTACTCTTGCAAAAATCATAAAGAAACGGATAATACAGCCGTTGGCAAAGGTTTCGAAATGAGTGAGACGATGCTAAAATCGACCAGTTTTGCAACGGTTAAAAAAGAAAATGTGAGCGAAGAACTCAATTTCTTTGGTAAAATATCTGCTGATCAGAACAATTACATCGATATCTTCCCTCTCGTTGGCGGTAATGTGGTATCCGTGAATGCGTCCTTGGGCGATTATGTACACAAAGGTCAGGTATTGGCCACAATCAGAAGTACAGAAGTTGCAGGCATACAGAAAGATCTTTCGGATGCCAAAACAGATGTATTGCTTGCCGAAAAAAACTACCGTGTAGCGGAAGACATGTATACAGGTAAACTGAGTACAGATAAGGACATGCTGGAAGCAAAAGGACAGTTAACGAAAGCCAAAGAGCAGCTCCGCCGCTCTGAAGCAGTCAGTCAGATCTATAATGTTCGACGCGGCAATATATATTCGGTGGTATCGCCAATCGATGGATACATCGTACAAAAAAATATCAACAAGGATATGCAACTGCGGAGTGACCGAAGCGACAACATCTTCGATGTGGCCAATACAAAAGATGTATGGGCCATCCTGAATGTCAACGAAACAGATATTGAAAAGATTAGTATGGGCATGCCTGCCGTGGTGTCAACGCTGAGTTACCCGGACAAAAAATTTCAAGGTAGTATCGACAAAATTTTTAAGATTATCGACCCACAGACCAATTCTATGCAGGCCCGTGTGGTACTCGACAATAAAGATGGACTACTTATTCCAGATAGTAAGGCCACCATTAAAGTAGCACATCGATCCAACACACAGGCGCTAGCTGTTCCTTCGGACGCAGTCATTTTCGATCAAAACAAATATTTCGTATTGGTTTACAAATCTCCAAATGACATCAAGATTCGTGAAATCCTGCCGATAAAGCAAAACGAAGAAACAACCTATATGTCTACGGGACTACAGGAAGGAGAGAAAGTTGTTGTAAACAATAAACTTTTGATCTATAGAGCACTGAATAATTAA
- a CDS encoding TolC family protein: MTKTPLLFLLLFNGIAFAQQRPPRTDYVRMDESTLIKKQGDIAGQQMTLRECEAAFVQSNLSLLAQQYDISQAEADVIQAKIWELPQLEMNVNAYDPQNKKVFHVGPSKEASISQLIYLGGKKKNQVEFAKSNVELAKLQFSQLLASLRAQLRTTFYSLYFEQHKLADIKIQLDYLNSLLTAYKEQGKKGNISLKDQVRLQTMAIDLNNEKTTAINNSINLQQQLRVLISSQEDVRPNLTDQEADQELAIKPTMPLDKIFQLALENNADYQFALKTSESAQLFTTWQQSLNTPDINLGLAYSQNSGAFRNEINLTAAIPLPLWKQNKGNVIKAKYAEEEAKKNIEVQRQQLESQIRSNYLSWENQYNQYFTITPDDLHDIAVVYDGVFNNFRKGNISLVEFTDFMDSYRISMLKLYDMKKEIILNAEQLNYLAQTSIFNSTHVK, translated from the coding sequence ATGACAAAGACACCTCTCTTATTTTTATTGCTTTTCAATGGTATAGCATTTGCCCAGCAGAGACCGCCGCGAACAGATTATGTGCGTATGGATGAAAGTACACTTATAAAAAAGCAAGGCGATATCGCCGGACAACAAATGACGCTTCGAGAATGCGAAGCAGCATTTGTACAGAGCAATCTTTCTCTACTTGCCCAACAATATGACATCAGTCAGGCCGAGGCAGACGTCATACAAGCTAAAATATGGGAGCTGCCACAGCTGGAAATGAATGTTAACGCCTATGATCCACAGAACAAAAAGGTATTCCACGTCGGTCCTTCTAAAGAAGCCAGTATATCCCAATTGATCTATCTCGGTGGAAAAAAGAAAAATCAAGTAGAATTCGCCAAATCGAATGTCGAACTTGCCAAACTACAATTCAGTCAACTGCTGGCCAGTCTTCGCGCACAACTCCGTACAACTTTCTATTCCCTTTACTTTGAACAGCATAAATTGGCAGATATCAAAATTCAGCTTGACTATCTAAATAGTCTACTAACGGCATACAAAGAACAAGGTAAGAAAGGAAACATTTCATTAAAAGATCAAGTTCGCCTTCAAACAATGGCTATCGATCTCAATAATGAAAAAACAACTGCGATCAACAATAGCATTAACTTACAACAACAATTACGTGTACTCATCTCCAGTCAGGAAGACGTACGACCGAACCTAACCGATCAAGAAGCAGATCAGGAACTTGCCATAAAACCAACAATGCCTTTGGACAAAATCTTCCAATTGGCGTTGGAAAACAATGCTGATTATCAATTTGCATTAAAAACCTCGGAAAGCGCACAGTTATTTACAACATGGCAACAATCATTAAATACGCCTGACATCAATCTTGGGCTTGCCTATAGTCAAAATTCAGGTGCTTTTCGCAATGAAATTAACTTAACGGCAGCAATTCCACTCCCGCTATGGAAACAAAATAAAGGAAATGTAATCAAAGCAAAATACGCCGAAGAAGAAGCAAAGAAAAATATTGAAGTCCAACGGCAGCAGCTCGAATCACAGATCCGTTCCAATTACCTGTCCTGGGAAAACCAATACAATCAGTATTTTACCATTACACCTGACGACCTCCACGACATTGCAGTGGTCTATGATGGCGTATTTAACAATTTCAGAAAAGGTAACATCTCCCTCGTGGAATTCACTGATTTTATGGATAGCTACCGCATATCCATGCTGAAGCTATATGATATGAAAAAGGAAATTATTCTCAATGCCGAACAATTAAACTACCTGGCGCAAACATCTATATTCAACTCAACTCATGTCAAATAA
- a CDS encoding HAMP domain-containing sensor histidine kinase: MNLKKKIAISFSIAFSVLFGVAMLIIYYASFDFRKDQFRQRLIDKLDNISHYIASNPYFNRQSYKNYFHDDEDGLFYEDVIILDKNKQLVFSTVKDQTVTWSASIVNRLDHEKQIFYNQDQYETFAKYYRINGSPYYIIVKAQDYSGNEKMDHLALVLTILFILSAALVWVFSYNLIQRLLVPLDKLKDNITQINASRLTKPVEYTGNTDEITVLTRAFNTMLLRLSTAFESQKEFNSSASHELRTPLARMSFQLENLYHQNQLSEEVRQVLRNISKETLHLSEVTDSLMLLSKFDSERLKMTYKEERIDEIIFMAYEKVAKVFPDLQLDFSISGTEDPKLSIFCSAQLIEIAFVNLFKNAALYSDNREVKVTLIESAQELKVLVSNTGPALSTSDQKRIFDAFSRGENAIETTGSGLGLRIVQRIMQSHHATIEYQANKKHGKHTFVLLFKLQAPE, encoded by the coding sequence ATGAATTTGAAGAAGAAAATAGCCATTAGTTTCAGCATCGCATTTTCCGTCCTTTTTGGAGTAGCAATGTTAATTATCTATTATGCTAGTTTCGACTTTCGTAAAGATCAATTCCGCCAGCGGCTGATCGATAAATTGGATAATATATCTCATTACATCGCCAGCAACCCCTATTTCAATAGACAGTCCTATAAAAATTACTTTCACGACGATGAAGATGGTTTATTCTACGAAGATGTTATCATTCTCGACAAAAATAAACAATTGGTCTTTAGCACTGTCAAGGACCAAACCGTTACCTGGAGCGCGTCAATTGTTAATCGGCTCGATCATGAAAAGCAGATCTTCTACAACCAGGACCAATATGAGACATTTGCCAAATATTATCGCATTAATGGGTCCCCCTACTATATTATCGTAAAAGCACAGGATTATTCCGGAAATGAAAAAATGGACCATCTAGCGCTTGTCCTCACGATACTATTTATCCTGAGTGCGGCTTTAGTGTGGGTATTCAGCTATAATCTCATCCAACGGCTGTTGGTCCCGCTGGATAAATTAAAAGACAATATTACGCAGATTAATGCCAGCAGACTCACTAAACCTGTTGAGTACACAGGAAATACCGACGAAATTACTGTACTAACCCGAGCATTTAACACGATGTTATTACGACTTTCTACTGCTTTCGAATCGCAGAAAGAATTTAATTCCAGCGCTTCCCACGAATTACGAACACCACTTGCACGAATGTCTTTTCAACTTGAAAACCTGTACCATCAGAACCAGTTAAGTGAAGAGGTGAGGCAGGTATTACGCAACATATCCAAAGAAACATTGCACCTCTCAGAAGTCACAGATTCGCTGATGCTTCTTTCAAAATTTGATTCGGAACGTTTAAAAATGACGTATAAAGAAGAGCGAATCGATGAAATTATATTTATGGCCTATGAAAAAGTAGCCAAAGTATTCCCCGACCTTCAACTGGATTTTTCAATTAGCGGAACTGAAGACCCCAAACTCAGCATTTTTTGTTCCGCTCAATTGATTGAAATCGCTTTTGTAAATTTATTTAAGAATGCTGCGCTCTATTCAGACAACAGGGAGGTAAAAGTCACATTGATAGAATCAGCACAAGAACTAAAAGTGCTTGTTAGTAATACGGGGCCCGCCTTGAGTACCAGCGACCAAAAGCGAATTTTTGATGCATTCAGCCGCGGAGAAAATGCTATTGAGACAACAGGATCCGGATTGGGGCTGCGCATTGTTCAGCGCATCATGCAATCGCATCATGCGACAATTGAATACCAAGCCAATAAAAAGCATGGCAAGCATACCTTCGTGTTACTATTTAAATTACAAGCTCCCGAGTAA
- a CDS encoding efflux RND transporter permease subunit — protein sequence MNKFIKNIIAFSIKNKAFTFIWVAILAISGFISFKSMPIEAFPDVTNTQITIITQWNGRSAEEVERFVTTPIELGMSPVQKKTSIRSTTMFGLSIVKIIFDDGVDDTFARNQVNNLLRSVSLPDDVDPDVQPPYGPTGEIFRYTLHSDQRNSRDLLTLQTWVIDRALRGVPGVADINVFGGQDLVYEISTDPIKLDKFNLTPLQVFDAVSKSNLNVGGDVIEKSGQSYVVRGIGLVNSINDIENITVINQKGNPVFVKNVAEVKESAMPRVGQAGFGKDDDVVAGTIVMRKGENPREVLTAVKAKIDELNNKILPKDVKMQTFYDRDNLMDFTTHTVMHNLIEGIVLVTLMVLLFMADWRTTVIVSIIIPLALLFAFLCLKLAGMSANLLSLGAVDFGIIIDGAVVMVEGIFVMLDHKAHKLGMEKFNKMAKAGWIKQTGTGLGKAIFFSKLIIITSLIPIFSFQKVEGKMFAPLAFTLGFALLGALLFTLTLVPALSHILLNKNVRERHNPFVEFWNRVVAKGFGFTFRNKRLSMILAITLLAVVLFSAKFLGTEFLPTLNEGSLWVTAEMPMSTSLRESVKTTKLLKSTLETFPEVTGVLSQTGRSNDGTDPNGFGFVQFAVALKPKEEWTRKITMDQLIDEMDHKLKQYQGITYNYSQPISDNVAEAVAGFKAENGIKIFGDDLTTLDRLAKEVYAQVKGIQGIKDPGIILNIGQPEVSVVLDRTRMAAFNVLPADAQAVLEMAFGGKTASILYDGERKFNIRLRYAPEYRKTEKDIAQLMVPCGDGTLIPLKSIATIEKDNGAAFIYRDNIKRYIGIKFSIRDRDLGSTIAEAQQKVGKIKLPEGYSIGWTGQFENQQRATHRLAQVVPISLVVIFFLLFILFGNIKDSLLVLANVPFALIGGIIALHVTGMNFGISAGVGMIALFGICIQNGVILISEFHQNKKDGLPNDQSIYKGVKSRTRPVVMTALMASIGLLPAALSTGIGSESQKPLAIVIIGGLISATILTLLIFPIIYDIFNRKEKIQQTIAE from the coding sequence ATGAACAAATTCATTAAGAATATCATTGCCTTTTCCATAAAAAATAAAGCTTTTACCTTTATTTGGGTGGCTATCTTGGCTATTTCTGGTTTTATCAGTTTTAAAAGTATGCCCATTGAGGCATTTCCGGATGTTACCAATACACAGATAACCATCATTACCCAATGGAATGGTCGGAGTGCAGAGGAAGTCGAACGTTTTGTGACTACACCGATTGAATTGGGCATGAGCCCGGTACAAAAGAAAACGAGTATACGTAGCACGACCATGTTTGGCCTCTCCATTGTCAAAATCATCTTTGATGATGGTGTCGACGATACTTTTGCCCGCAACCAAGTCAATAACCTCCTGCGATCCGTGAGCTTGCCAGACGATGTCGATCCGGATGTACAGCCCCCTTACGGTCCTACTGGAGAAATTTTCCGCTATACATTACACAGCGATCAACGCAATTCACGCGACCTTCTTACTTTACAGACATGGGTCATTGATCGGGCGCTGCGGGGTGTCCCCGGTGTAGCCGATATCAATGTTTTTGGCGGACAAGATTTGGTTTACGAAATCAGTACGGACCCTATAAAACTCGACAAATTTAATCTGACACCCTTGCAGGTATTTGACGCCGTGAGCAAAAGTAACCTGAATGTCGGTGGAGATGTCATCGAAAAAAGCGGTCAATCCTACGTAGTACGTGGTATTGGTCTAGTCAACTCAATCAATGATATCGAAAATATCACCGTAATCAATCAAAAGGGAAATCCTGTATTCGTCAAGAATGTGGCTGAAGTGAAAGAAAGCGCGATGCCTCGCGTGGGTCAAGCCGGTTTTGGAAAGGATGATGATGTGGTAGCAGGAACCATCGTAATGCGAAAAGGTGAAAATCCAAGAGAGGTATTGACTGCTGTAAAAGCGAAAATAGATGAGCTTAACAACAAAATCCTCCCCAAAGACGTCAAGATGCAAACTTTCTATGACCGTGACAACCTCATGGATTTTACGACACATACCGTTATGCATAACTTGATCGAAGGTATTGTGCTTGTCACCTTGATGGTACTGCTCTTTATGGCAGACTGGCGCACCACAGTTATCGTTTCCATTATCATACCACTCGCTTTACTTTTTGCTTTTCTATGCCTTAAATTGGCCGGTATGAGTGCCAATCTGCTTTCTTTGGGCGCGGTAGACTTCGGTATTATTATCGACGGAGCCGTGGTTATGGTGGAGGGAATATTTGTCATGCTGGACCATAAGGCACACAAACTTGGCATGGAAAAATTCAACAAGATGGCCAAAGCAGGCTGGATCAAACAGACAGGAACGGGATTGGGAAAAGCCATCTTTTTTTCCAAACTGATTATCATTACCTCATTGATTCCTATTTTCTCCTTCCAGAAGGTAGAAGGAAAGATGTTTGCGCCACTAGCCTTTACCCTAGGTTTTGCCTTATTGGGAGCGCTGCTTTTCACCTTAACGCTCGTTCCTGCTTTATCACATATTCTGCTCAATAAAAATGTGCGCGAGCGCCACAATCCCTTTGTGGAATTCTGGAATAGAGTCGTCGCTAAGGGATTTGGTTTCACGTTTAGAAACAAACGTCTGAGCATGATCCTCGCAATTACTTTATTGGCGGTAGTCTTGTTTTCAGCAAAATTTTTAGGAACAGAATTTTTACCAACTTTAAACGAAGGATCCCTTTGGGTTACTGCCGAGATGCCTATGAGTACTTCTTTACGTGAATCGGTTAAAACAACTAAACTATTAAAAAGTACGTTGGAAACCTTTCCTGAAGTCACTGGTGTGCTCTCCCAAACTGGACGGAGCAACGATGGTACAGATCCTAACGGGTTTGGTTTTGTTCAGTTTGCCGTAGCGCTAAAACCCAAAGAAGAATGGACGCGCAAAATCACTATGGATCAGCTGATTGATGAAATGGACCACAAACTCAAACAATATCAAGGCATTACCTACAACTATTCACAGCCTATTTCGGATAATGTTGCTGAGGCAGTTGCTGGTTTCAAAGCTGAAAACGGAATTAAGATTTTTGGCGACGACCTCACGACCTTAGACCGGCTTGCAAAAGAAGTTTATGCACAAGTAAAAGGTATACAGGGAATTAAAGATCCCGGTATTATTCTCAATATTGGCCAGCCCGAAGTGAGCGTGGTATTGGATCGGACCCGCATGGCAGCTTTCAACGTGCTACCGGCAGATGCACAGGCGGTACTCGAAATGGCCTTCGGCGGAAAAACAGCCTCGATCTTGTACGATGGCGAACGGAAATTCAACATTCGTCTGCGCTACGCTCCCGAATACCGGAAAACAGAAAAAGATATTGCACAGCTGATGGTTCCCTGCGGTGATGGCACATTAATTCCGTTGAAAAGTATTGCCACCATTGAAAAAGATAACGGTGCTGCTTTTATCTATCGTGACAACATCAAACGCTATATCGGCATCAAATTTTCCATCCGTGACCGTGATTTAGGAAGCACCATTGCAGAAGCACAACAAAAAGTCGGTAAAATAAAGCTGCCTGAAGGGTATTCCATTGGCTGGACTGGGCAATTTGAAAATCAGCAACGTGCTACACACCGTTTAGCTCAGGTGGTTCCGATCAGTCTGGTCGTTATCTTCTTCTTACTATTCATTCTGTTTGGTAATATCAAAGACTCGTTGCTCGTATTAGCCAACGTTCCTTTTGCACTGATTGGCGGAATTATAGCTTTACACGTTACAGGTATGAATTTTGGAATATCGGCAGGTGTAGGTATGATTGCATTATTTGGTATATGTATCCAGAATGGAGTTATCCTGATTTCAGAATTCCATCAAAATAAGAAAGATGGACTACCGAATGACCAATCGATCTATAAAGGTGTAAAATCGCGAACAAGACCCGTGGTTATGACAGCATTGATGGCTTCTATAGGACTCCTACCAGCTGCACTATCTACCGGTATCGGTTCGGAATCACAAAAACCGCTGGCGATCGTGATCATCGGCGGATTAATCTCAGCAACTATATTGACCTTGCTAATTTTTCCGATCATCTATGATATCTTCAATAGAAAAGAAAAGATACAGCAAACAATAGCTGAATAG